Below is a genomic region from Medicago truncatula cultivar Jemalong A17 chromosome 3, MtrunA17r5.0-ANR, whole genome shotgun sequence.
AGATAGagttttcaaattaaataaagcTTTGTATGGATTGAAACAAGCACCTAGAGCGTGgaataaaagaattgaaaaattcTTTGTTGAACAAGGTTTTAAGAAATGTCTAGCTGAGCATGGAGTTTATGTGAAAGGGAGTGAAGGAACAAGTTTACTgattatatgtatgtatgtatgaagAATTCAAATCAGTCATGAAGTCTGAGTTTGAAATGACTGTTTAGGTAAGCTTGCATATTTCTTAGGCTTGGAAATTCTCAGAACTACAAAGGGATTGATACTCAATCAAACCAAATATGATACTGAGATCCAGAAGAAGTTCAATATGTTAGATTTCAACTCATCCATCACTCTTGCATATGCTAACAACATAAATGAAgtaaaagaagaagataaaggTGTGGATCCAACTATATTGAGAAGGCTCATTGGTTtattgagatatttatgtcaaaGCAGACTAGACATAAGTTATTCAGTTGGAATTGTTAGCAAGTTCATGAGTAACCCTCTCAAAACTCATTTCTTAGCAGCCAAGAAGATTATAAGATACATACATGGTACATTGCAGTATGGAATTTTATTCCCTGAGGCACAAGAAACTGAGCAGCTCAGCATGATAGATTACTCAGATGCAGATTGGTGTCGGGATAAAAGAGATAGGAGAAGAACTACAAGTTTTTTGTTCATGCTGCAAGGAGCACCTATTTCATGGTCATCTAAGAAGCAACCAATTGTTGCTCTCTCAAGCTGTGAAGTTGAGTATGTTGTAGGCTCATCTGCAGCTTGTCAAGCCAACTGGTTACAAAATGTGTTAGAACAGTCGATGATCAAGCTTAAGCAACCTATCAAGCTTCTAATAGATAACAAGTATGCCATAAATCTAGCTAAGAACCATATTTCCCATGGTAAAAGCAAACACATTGAGACTAAATTCCACTACTTAAGGGATCAAGTGAACAAATGCAAGATCAATATTGTCTGAGATGTGTAatgccctattttattatttatttattttattgagtttagatgtctttttataatttagtcgatttattttgatgagtgatattttgttatgttatatgttggtatttattagaaatatatttgttatttggtgtagaaatatatatgttatttgatgttgaaatatatatgttatctggtgtagaaatatatatgttatctgatgtagaaatatatttcttatttggtgtacaaatatatgttatagaaatatatatgttatagagatatttgttatagaaatatttgttatttgttatagaaatattttatattatatatatatatatatattagaatagaatatagagacttggagggcagatttggaaataagagaaaataagtaggttaaggatttatataaaaatggagagttagaattaaaaaaaataaggattacgtgcaAACTgcatttgggagaaaaagggagaaagtgagaagtcagagaaagagaagaggagcaatctCGTAGAGACCGATCatctaatctaaggtaagggtgggattagctttctctaataatgggttgtataattctaaaaaagggtttaaccttgtagttgttgttagtATTGATgttttgggaattaggtttagaaGTTGTAATTAGTTGATTTAAGAGTAGATAATCTGATGAATTAGGGTAATAATTGGTGTCCAAGTTGCAGattaatcataggttaagtttcctatcaaatttgggatttgggtggatgaaaaattgggtttttggctgaaaactggtctgttcccgcAGTGCTGTctgtcgcaactcgccacagcgaataaatttactcgcctcgcgagctgcacagtgacagcatacCCTATtcgtgttcttgcgtctttttcacatgtttctgtttttaattgacatttggtgtaaacatgaaagttttagataatttcgttagctttccaatggctttggtttgacttgaaaatgatttttagtttttgagatatgatgaaaatacttcaaggaggtcttagtgaaatcttatgaaaattcagcataaccatttctaagttaatccaaaacttatgggataattccaaacctcaaaactagaagtactatgagttcaattaaggtgtttaagagtatttaacctatgttgtgagttgatcttgggaTATGAATGAAAGTTGTTATTAAGTTATAGACTTACAGAGAGcctgaatcaaatgattaatgattgttggttagtttaagatatttatataaggtgttgaaaatgtatgatatagaaattattattgtttatatcattcaagttgttattattgatgttgCTTTGTtgcaagatgtttatgttgtgtttCTGCTATTGTTGAACCATTATTGTCATTAAgttgcaagtgttggtctaagttacaaagttgtaagatgttgttccaaagtattgaagtcatataagttgttgatgttgtccaagttgtaagttgttgagtccatgcatactcatttgaaGTTGAGGGCTTGTTGCCCTGTGTGCTTTTGCTCTTAcattgagggcttgatgctctgtgggGGGTTTTGctcttatgttgagggcttgatgccctgtgagtgtatttatgttctttatgttgagggcttgatgccccggttggtaccacatgcatgattaagaagttgaagttgcatatgttgagtttaagaagttgaagttgcatatgttgagtttaagttgtagaagttgcattgtcgttgtcgttaagttgtcatttctcaattagttgttaataaagaactaagtgatgtattaatatttattaatcgttgttgtttatattgttataagataatgtatatgatgtgttgtttatgttgttataagatgatgtttatgatgtgttgtttatgttgttataagatgatgttatgatgtgatgtttatgtcgttatatgatgatgtttatgatctgattattatgtgctatatgatgttgtatataatgtgatgaatatgaagttaatgatgattagaagttggttgagttattaatgaagtattataagaagagttaatgttattaattgatgaagtttaagttgttaaatgcttttgatgaattatatgcttattattattgaatgtgaaatctcaccccttctgcttggaaatgttgtccTCACAATTGCGTAACTTGTAGGTAATCAAGAATAGTTGCGGTCGTGAGCGaattctctcacgtgtgtcttaggtgttctgatacgtaacgggatgagaattttgttgttgatttctattccttacgtatacTTTTATGGAATAACTTTAAGAGATTTTATATATgttgaggccttagtgccaaagatgtttaaatgttgaataaattccgttgcgatgaaataattgatatattgttgaatttgaaggataaatagttattttattctgtttatgattttatgaaaagaagtgtgacattccatttatgttgaaatactctgatttaaatgtgaaatttttaagttgggaaaacgggatgttaGAAGATGCAtctgtagttttttttaaagaggtaTGCATAATTTCCTTTTATCGTAGTAGTAATTGTGgtcaattttttcttaagaaaatagTAATAAACCATGTTAGTCAAAATTGTAAATAAGCCAAAGTTGattatatctatatataatataatcaagTACAAATAGTTGCAcacaataacaaaaaagaaaattacgtATTAAAGCAGATTTTCAAAGTTAGCACATTCTCTAGCAAACTTCTTCAGCCCCCGCACAATTCTCATGTTGattgaaatataaatatgttCCACTAAATTATGTAGATCCAAATATTATTTCGTCGGACCAATGTTGACTTAAACCAACATGGCAACATCCATGATGAATGCAAATCATATTTTTGCAAATTCAATAGTTTTCTTCCCATCATGAGCTTTGCTGAAGAAATAGTTGAAATACTCCGAGAACACTACTTGTTTATAATGTGGTTCCTCTCCATTCTCCAACACTTCTGGCAAAGTACCAATGACAGCATCAGGTGCTGGGTTGACAAAGATTGGCATGGAGATCCTAGTTTTGTTTCCATCAACAACCACTCTATGCTCTATACTTTTGTACCTTCCATTGCTCATTATCTGTAGCACATCCCCAATGTTGATCACCAACGCTCCATTAACAGGAGGAACATTTATCCAACTATCGCCGTCTTTGCCTCTTACATAAAGTCCGCCAATATCATCTTGTAGAAGGACAGTGATTGATGATATATCAGAATGAGGACCTACTCCTGATACAAGTTCAGGTTCAGGACAAGCAGGGTAGTAATTGAAGCCTAATATCATTGCACCCATTAAAGCGTGTTCTCTTTCTTTGTCTAACTCGTTCACATTCAGTTTCTTAAGAAGCACTTGTAGCAATTTTCTAATAAAAGCGTCAGCATATTTCATATATTCTAGTGCTTGATTCCTGCAAAAAAAGATAGTCAATCAAGACTGATATCAATATTTATCATCAAACTTTCAAAAAAGTTAGATTCAAATCTAAAAATAAGCTTATCTTAGTAAATAGATCATGCTTGCTCTTGGATTTTTTGACTAGGTCAGACCTATTTATTTATGCAAAGTCTACCTCAGTTCAACCTATTAATTTCCTCCATAGTTTCACTCTTATAATCATGTCCACccccgttttttttttctttcaagtagcccagtggctagagctcatccaatttaattgtggagaagagtgttcggggttcgaattccgacccctgcatataaaatgcaatatccctaccaacagCTAAGCTCACGTGGATATCATGTCCACCCGCTTATATAGATAAAGAGAACAATTACTTACTTGCATACAGCAGGCCAATATGCATGAATTTTCTCTTCTGAAGTATACACAAGCCGCAAGTAATCCTTCCACTCCAATACTGACTCAGCAAGAGGGCTAAAACTGGTGGACAACCTCACAACTTCAGGTGGTGAATCTTTCACAGATTTCTTCTCTTCAACTGGTAATTCAAAGAACTTGTGGACAGAAGCTTTCAAATCATCAAGGACGTTAATGGGTATACCATGATTCACAATTTGGAAGAAACCCAACTTAGTTGCAGCACTAAAAATTGAATCTTGAACATCTGGGTCATCCCAGTTTGTGAAATCAATGATGGGTATTGATTGTTCTTCTGAGTCATGGGGGATAATTTTGCATGAGTCCAATCTAGCTTGGATAGGTTGGATATATTGGTGAGGGACAGTAGGGAGATTTAGCTCAGCAAGACCTTTTACACCATTGGCTTGGTTTAccaaaaaatcaattagattGATGGGGGTGGACATGATTTAAATAAAGATTATGGTTGGGATTTAAGAACTTGGAATAAGAGCAAGCACTGAACTGAAGTATGTAGTAATATTATACTAGCTTATGAGTTTGTGAATGTTTGCAAGGGAGTATTTTATTATAGTCATAAAGCCTcctttgttgaattttgaatgacATTATATTATAGTAAAGTTTGTGGAAAATTGTCAGGTACCCTGTTTGATAAGCGACCTTTGTGGCAATATACTGTTGGAAAGTTTGTGGAAGGCAACGGGCCAATGATTAAGAACCATCACATAcattaaacatgttttttttaaagagagtTAAATATGCTCCGTCCTTATATCTAAGCAcccatttgactttatttttgttcttaaatGTAAACCCCTTTTTAAATTACtatatgcatttattattttttttctaaacatacccctagttaatactactaacttgtcttgaaatttgaaaaatcaaatttaatacacatacaaacaaataacaatttggtaatattaacacacaaaatagacacattaattacactaacaacttttcttaaaaaatgtgaaaaaagcaaAAAGGACTTAGATATAGGGACGGGGAAGTATGTTTTTGATCTCTGTGAAAAtaccaaatatttattttagtttttttaaaaaaaaaactttgatttttaGTCTTAAAGGTTTTAATCATCACctttaatctttattttaaaGTCAACTCATATGTAaccttcatgtttttttaatgaaaaaattatttaaaactatGAAGGACCTCCGTCCGATATCTTTATGTAATGTGCTCTACAAAGTCATCTCCAAGGTACGCACTGTTTACCCTGGATTTTGGTAAGTTGCTGAACTGATTTAAAAAAGGCCAAGCGAGATCAACTAGCAAATGTCAAGACCTTTTGTGCTTTGattgttttctcaaaaattGTGACTGTCGTAGCAAACTATATGAATATAACCGTCGAAATCCAGACACAGGGTAAGACCTGTCGAGATTATCTTCAAGGGAACGATGCTAAAGCTTAAAagtaaagattaaaataaaaaaaaataaaaaaaggaatgtGAAAGACTAAAAAGATGAACTAGAATTGCATTAAAATGAAAGTAAAGTGGTGCACAGATTCATACACTTGCAACTCGTTTACTCGTTTCTCCTGAAGCGCGGATAGTTTGAGTGTGTAAGTTTTGTGTGTATGCGAATTGTGACCTATTTTTCATAGAGGAAAATGCTACTTATacttgtaacgccccaattttatttaattatttttgattgatttaaagtcttttatgtgattttaaatgatttatgttgattttatgatgtggtgtattttattaaatgactatttgtattatttaatagaataagtggagaaatagagttattttggagtttggggatttaaattagaattaatagaattaagtgggagttaattaaaattaaaagggaagttacattttgggagttaagaaaagagaagtcagagaaaACATTTTCACGTGGAAGCAactttttgggagaaaaaccaagaggaAGAGCCAAGAGAATCAGATTTTGTGGAATTTCttcatctgaattaaggtaagggtgaggtttactttcaatagtatagattgtaattctgattttgatttaacatgtttctggtagaaattgggaaatttgggattaggttttgattattgatttttggatgaaaaagtgtagaaaccatagaattgaatggtgaaaagagtggttaatcaggtaggttagtaatgggttaacgttttaatgatagggtaatcatatgatgatgattatggatgattttggagagtttagggttaaGAAACGGAGTcaaggaggctcccatggtagaaaatcgcagaaaatctgtaatttcaatatgtctgatgctgtcgaaatcgtGAGGCGATCCCAGTGAtcgtgaggcgattttgacagaaaaactGTAAATTTCAGTATGTCTGATGCAtaccctgtttcatgttctgtttcatgttcttgcgtctttttcacacgtttctgttttgaattggcctttggtgtgaacatgaaagttgtagataattttgttagctttccaatgactttggtttgacttgaaaatgatttttttagtttttgagatatgatgaaaatactccaaggagatCTTAATGAAAGTTTATTAAAATGTTATTGATGTTCAGTGAGTCTGATAAAAGATGGTTGAGGTTGTTAATGTTATGGTAAATTTGCcaatgcattatgtggattacgtatgatgtttaagtagtgttgattatcatttggtaTTGTCATATTTTGGGATGTCTATGTGCTACTAGTGTTGCTGTTGGATCTTAATTAAGATGTGAATGTTGGTTTAAATTGTAAGCGTGCTGGGTTGTACGTTGCCGAATGAGTCATAAGTAAGTTATACAAATTGTCGATGTTGTTATcatcgttggtgttgttgttgaagtagtaGTTGTATCCGTTGTTGGTGATTGATCATGTTAgatgttttataagaggtggtgtactcttacgtgtcgtctttataagaggtggtgtactcttacttgtcgttttataagaggtggtgtactcttacttgttgtttttataagaggtggtgtactcttacgtgtcgtttttataagaggtggtgtactcttacgtgtcgtttttataagaggtggtgtactcttacttgtcgtttttataagacgtggtgtactcttactttatcgTTCTTCTTAGAGGTGGCgtactcttactttgttgttgtctacaagaggtggtgtactcttacgttgtttatgttgatgagtatgatGAGGTTATGATGTtacctatgagttgttaaatgtactcgaggagggttatgttaagttgtcttctattcatgagcaTTAAGGGGATGTTAAGAAGAATTATTATTGAGTGCATacggtgttgtcatgtcatttgcatgagtcggtgttgttggttgtaaatgtcatattgatgatgatgatgttgtttgatggagtatatatttatacacatataatgatgatttgattgatgatgatgtgttttatgaagtatatatttatatacatatggtgatgatctgattatatttagggtgttagattcaattgatgaattttaatatctatattttattgttgtgaatctcaccccttctgcttgaaaatgttgcccttcctatgggtaacttgcaggtgatcctgagtagttggtggtggctcaaagtgtctagggctctgatacgtacgggatgggattttcttattgttttttcattcctatgtatcaagttttgaatattgctgacgtagccctatggttgttgaatttatgttgataaggcttttatgccaagatttaattatggagatttaaacagttgttgttgttgttttgatgcaaattttccgctgcaaaattaatgatgattttgaaggatttttattaaatagattttatattctatttaacaaattttgaaaatgtagtgtgacatgcccgtttgggaattactctgatgcatgtttattaattaattgattttgggaaacggggtgttacaatactCAGTAACGGCCTACATACACGTTCAAGACGTAACTGTTAATAACTGATGCAGAcctatttgaatttcaaataacGCCTCTTCGACAAGAAACCGCTACTCAGCTCCTCCTTTCAATGCCAATCTTCTTTCGACATCTTCTTCACTACGACGAACCATCCTCTCGATCAGCACATCTTCTGGACTTCGCTTCGCTTCTGGACTTattgttttttctgattttttttttattttaaatcaattttcagatattttaaaaaataaaatctaatgtggacaattaaaaatgaataaaaaataaaagccaatTCAGCGACACATATGCACATTTGATGAGTTGGATGGAGGATGGGTGttttcaggaaaaaaaaaagttttacaatgatgcaaatcaaaccgaaaattttataggaccgaaaaccagaaatgacctatattacaggagtgaaaagcactattaacccttgaaAATACAGGTTTTCAAATTGCCCCCACAAAATATCTTTTTCGTTGATATCTTCATGTAGAAGAATAAAGGGTACATTTTTTGAACTTCACTGAGTGTATTTCTTTGGTTGAAAGGTAGTTAAAATCATCCTTTTGGTGATGTCATCAATCCTCACTTCGTGGACCACGTTTCACATCTTGGAACttcaatttttcctttattttaataACTGCCAACGTCATTTACACCCGTTAAGGATCAAAGCCTATAAAAAAGGAATCCATTTCTTTTTACTTGCTCTTTATTCTCCCACTCATACTTGCAATTTaggtttctttcttctttcttgtgaAAGAACACATTGCATTTCAAACCCAGATCACTTCTCATTTCAACAAGTGAAACCTCCTGATAACCTTTTGACATCATGGCGAACAATACTGAAGATTCGTCGCCTCGAACAACGTCATAACGAGGATTGCTCAATTTCTCGGTGCCAACACAATCTGGATATGCATGGTTTTCAGAAGAACCAACCTTGACTGAAGAAAACATTCAAATCTGGAAATCCCAGGTATTGATATCTCACTCTGACTCAAAACACGCATACCTAGACCCAATTGAGAAAACCGAGAGCGAGGAAGTTCAACATATCTTTCCCTGCTATAAAGAACATTCCCCTttgattttcattcaaaaccctGACGCTCCCTATGTCCTTAAGTTTTTAGGTACTAAGGTTTTTAAGGCGGCTCCCAGATTCAAGAACAATGAGCCTTATCTTGTCTAGATTAACAAGCTTggg
It encodes:
- the LOC120579514 gene encoding secreted RxLR effector protein 161-like, yielding MLDFNSSITLAYANNINEVKEEDKGVDPTILRRLIGLLRYLCQSRLDISYSVGIVSKFMSNPLKTHFLAAKKIIRYIHGTLQYGILFPEAQETEQLSMIDYSDADWCRDKRDRRRTTSFLFMLQGAPISWSSKKQPIVALSSCEVEYVVGSSAACQANWLQNVLEQSMIKLKQPIKLLIDNKYAINLAKNHISHGKSKHIETKFHYLRDQVNKCKINIV
- the LOC11413539 gene encoding feruloyl CoA ortho-hydroxylase F6H1-3; translation: MSTPINLIDFLVNQANGVKGLAELNLPTVPHQYIQPIQARLDSCKIIPHDSEEQSIPIIDFTNWDDPDVQDSIFSAATKLGFFQIVNHGIPINVLDDLKASVHKFFELPVEEKKSVKDSPPEVVRLSTSFSPLAESVLEWKDYLRLVYTSEEKIHAYWPAVCKNQALEYMKYADAFIRKLLQVLLKKLNVNELDKEREHALMGAMILGFNYYPACPEPELVSGVGPHSDISSITVLLQDDIGGLYVRGKDGDSWINVPPVNGALVINIGDVLQIMSNGRYKSIEHRVVVDGNKTRISMPIFVNPAPDAVIGTLPEVLENGEEPHYKQVVFSEYFNYFFSKAHDGKKTIEFAKI